The Gammaproteobacteria bacterium genome includes a region encoding these proteins:
- a CDS encoding outer membrane lipoprotein-sorting protein, whose protein sequence is MKLSPLIFSTLLLCSPLTAFSQSAEERGLEIAQEADQRDNGFQDVIVDLEMELSNRHGQKSIRRIKTKTLEVKGDGDKAMSIFSEPRDVKGTAMLTYTHKTKSDEQWLYLPALKRIKRISSSNKSGPFMGSEFAYEDLASQEVEKYQHKWLRDENLNGVETYVLERTPVDKKSGYRRHVVWLDKEHYRMQKTDFYDRKNSLIKTLTASGYQLYLDTFWRADELQMKNHQSGKSTLLHFSNYRFKTGLKAKDFSRNSLKRAR, encoded by the coding sequence ATGAAACTCTCACCTTTGATCTTCAGCACCCTGCTGCTCTGTAGCCCACTGACTGCCTTTAGCCAAAGCGCCGAAGAGCGCGGTCTGGAGATCGCTCAAGAGGCTGATCAACGCGACAACGGCTTTCAAGACGTGATCGTCGATCTGGAAATGGAGCTGAGCAACCGCCACGGCCAAAAAAGCATCCGCCGGATCAAAACCAAAACCCTAGAGGTAAAGGGCGATGGCGATAAAGCCATGAGCATTTTCAGCGAACCCCGCGATGTCAAAGGCACCGCCATGCTCACCTACACCCACAAAACGAAAAGCGACGAACAGTGGCTCTATCTTCCTGCATTGAAGCGGATCAAACGCATCAGCTCCAGTAATAAATCCGGCCCGTTTATGGGCAGCGAATTTGCCTACGAAGACCTCGCCAGCCAAGAGGTGGAAAAGTACCAACACAAATGGCTGCGAGACGAAAACCTTAACGGCGTTGAAACCTACGTGCTGGAACGCACCCCAGTGGACAAAAAATCCGGTTATCGCCGTCATGTGGTTTGGCTCGATAAAGAACATTACCGAATGCAGAAAACGGACTTTTACGACCGCAAAAACAGCCTGATAAAAACCCTCACCGCCAGCGGTTATCAACTCTATCTGGACACCTTCTGGCGCGCCGATGAGTTGCAGATGAAAAACCACCAAAGCGGCAAAAGCACTCTCCTGCACTTTAGCAACTACCGTTTTAAAACCGGCCTAAAAGCCAAAGATTTCAGCCGCAACAGCCTCAAACGAGCCAGATAA
- a CDS encoding choice-of-anchor H family protein, producing the protein MKAITLKLISLLLLSISFNGWSSETTSERQSKSIGSLQSEALPDARFALELMTAETQPSLKQHGKRLQPKKQQRNHLLNPQIFHVFDAQVYLEVDDDFDGFYHNFSLTFDADVSFGSAPVYAELYLSYEGGPWNHYFTTEVFQINNSSVFDNYEVVTELTDGYLPGHYDLLIDLYDATWDELVTSYSALDDANLLAIPLEDRSYDSPTFYDTGYSSYSYGSGNLPIGLILLLAALVALRQHQEKTA; encoded by the coding sequence ATGAAAGCCATCACGCTAAAACTGATCTCCCTTCTGCTGCTGAGCATCAGCTTCAATGGCTGGAGCAGCGAAACAACCTCAGAACGGCAAAGCAAATCCATCGGCAGCCTGCAATCAGAAGCACTGCCGGACGCACGTTTTGCTTTGGAGTTGATGACGGCGGAAACACAGCCCAGCCTGAAACAGCACGGCAAACGTCTGCAACCGAAAAAACAGCAGCGTAATCATCTGCTCAATCCACAGATTTTCCATGTCTTTGATGCACAGGTTTATCTGGAAGTAGATGACGACTTCGACGGTTTTTATCACAACTTCAGCCTCACCTTTGATGCCGATGTCAGTTTCGGCTCGGCTCCCGTCTACGCGGAGCTGTACCTCAGCTACGAAGGCGGCCCGTGGAATCACTACTTCACCACCGAGGTATTTCAGATCAACAACAGCAGCGTCTTTGACAATTACGAAGTGGTGACCGAGCTCACAGACGGTTATCTTCCCGGCCATTACGATCTGCTCATCGACCTCTACGATGCCACTTGGGATGAATTAGTGACCAGCTACAGTGCTCTGGATGATGCCAACCTACTCGCCATTCCACTGGAAGATCGCAGTTACGACAGCCCAACCTTTTACGACACGGGCTACAGCAGCTACAGTTACGGCAGTGGCAACTTGCCTATCGGCTTGATTTTGTTATTGGCGGCTTTAGTTGCTCTGCGCCAACATCAGGAGAAAACAGCATGA
- a CDS encoding efflux RND transporter permease subunit, which translates to MDAFERHFANWVIAQRWWILLATLLIVIATGTGIGQLSFNNDNRVYFSKQNPQLLALEALENTFSENENVLIAVAPKDGNVFTRSTLQAVQEITERAWFTPYSSRVGSLSNFQHSYSESDDLIVEDLYQNPQDLSDAEIERIKQIALSEPLLVKNLISVDGSVTAININVLKPKKSKTAIAEIASFTRQLKTEIEAKYPDITLHLAGGIMFGNAFQEVSQEDGATLLPLMYGILLITMALLLRSVWGTFATLIIIAISSSTALGLTGWLGISLSASSVNAPTVILTLAVADCIHILTSFAVAMRKGLTKQAAIVESVRINFQPLILTSLTTAIGFLSMNFSDAPPFRDLGNIVAMGVMAAMIFALLTLPSLMAVLPMKVKKSNDRGSNSIDSVANFVIKRRKVLLPVSLIVVLISMVGMSRIELDDNFIEYFDQRYEIRQSADFIRDNLAGMDTIEYALDSGESSGINSPAYLAKIEEFANWYRQQPYVTHVTVLTDIIKRLNKNLHNDDPAFYKIPENRELAAQYLLMYEMSLPYGLDLNDQINVDKSSTRMIVLVNGASSKQIRETDAHARAWLAQYAPKTMQTHGASISMMFSNISKTNIDQMLSGTLIALMMISLLLIAALKSLRLGLLSLVPNLFPALMTFGIWGFFVGEVGLTVAIVGTLTLGIVVDDTVHFLSKYQRARTELGKNAEEAVRYAFHTVGRALVITTVVLVLGFSTLILSGFKLNADMGILTAMAISIALILDVFCLPPLLMLLDRSDKKHQNSTKNSSTQTPQTSGATL; encoded by the coding sequence ATGGACGCTTTTGAACGTCACTTCGCCAACTGGGTCATCGCCCAACGTTGGTGGATTTTGCTCGCCACTCTGCTGATCGTCATCGCCACCGGTACCGGCATTGGCCAGCTCTCCTTTAACAACGACAACCGCGTTTATTTCAGCAAACAAAATCCGCAACTGCTCGCCTTGGAAGCATTAGAAAACACCTTCAGCGAAAACGAAAACGTGCTGATTGCAGTGGCTCCCAAAGACGGCAACGTCTTTACCCGCAGCACCTTGCAAGCGGTACAAGAGATCACCGAACGCGCCTGGTTCACTCCTTACTCCAGCCGTGTTGGCTCACTGAGCAATTTTCAACACAGCTACAGTGAAAGCGACGACCTGATCGTCGAAGATCTGTACCAAAACCCGCAGGATCTGAGCGACGCAGAGATCGAGCGCATCAAACAGATCGCCCTCTCAGAACCGCTGCTGGTAAAAAACCTGATCTCTGTTGACGGCTCCGTCACCGCCATCAACATCAATGTGCTGAAACCGAAAAAATCCAAAACCGCCATAGCAGAAATTGCCAGCTTCACCCGCCAACTGAAAACAGAAATCGAAGCCAAATACCCCGACATCACTCTGCACCTCGCCGGAGGCATCATGTTTGGCAACGCCTTCCAAGAGGTGAGCCAAGAGGATGGCGCAACCCTGCTGCCCTTGATGTACGGCATTTTGCTCATCACCATGGCATTGCTGTTGCGCAGCGTTTGGGGCACTTTTGCCACCCTGATTATCATCGCCATCTCCTCCTCCACCGCCTTGGGGTTAACGGGTTGGCTGGGCATCTCCCTTTCTGCCAGCTCCGTTAACGCACCAACGGTAATTTTGACTCTGGCGGTGGCCGACTGCATTCACATCTTGACCTCCTTCGCCGTGGCGATGCGCAAAGGGCTGACAAAACAAGCGGCCATTGTCGAGTCGGTGCGGATCAATTTTCAGCCGCTGATTTTGACCTCCCTCACCACCGCCATCGGTTTTTTGAGCATGAATTTCTCCGATGCACCGCCCTTCCGTGATCTGGGTAATATTGTGGCGATGGGGGTAATGGCTGCGATGATTTTTGCCCTCTTAACCCTGCCCTCCTTGATGGCGGTGTTGCCGATGAAAGTGAAAAAAAGCAACGACCGAGGCAGTAATAGCATTGATAGCGTCGCCAATTTTGTCATCAAGCGGCGCAAAGTACTGCTGCCCGTCAGCCTAATCGTGGTTTTGATCAGCATGGTGGGCATGAGCCGCATCGAGCTGGATGACAACTTTATCGAATATTTCGATCAGCGTTATGAGATCCGCCAATCCGCCGACTTTATCCGCGATAATCTGGCGGGGATGGACACCATCGAATACGCCCTCGATTCCGGTGAATCCAGCGGCATCAACAGCCCCGCCTATCTGGCCAAAATCGAAGAATTCGCCAACTGGTATCGTCAACAGCCTTACGTCACCCACGTCACTGTGCTGACGGACATCATCAAACGATTGAATAAAAACCTGCATAACGACGACCCTGCGTTTTACAAAATCCCTGAAAACCGTGAATTGGCCGCGCAATATCTGCTGATGTACGAAATGAGCCTGCCTTACGGCTTGGATCTCAACGACCAAATCAATGTGGATAAATCCTCCACCCGTATGATCGTACTGGTCAACGGTGCCAGCTCGAAACAGATCCGCGAAACCGATGCACATGCCCGTGCGTGGTTGGCGCAATACGCCCCCAAAACCATGCAGACCCACGGTGCCAGTATCTCGATGATGTTCAGCAACATCAGCAAAACCAATATTGATCAGATGTTGAGTGGCACCTTGATCGCGCTAATGATGATCTCTTTGCTGCTGATCGCCGCCCTGAAAAGCCTGCGCCTCGGGCTGCTCAGTTTGGTACCAAATCTATTCCCCGCTCTGATGACCTTTGGCATCTGGGGCTTTTTTGTCGGTGAAGTGGGTCTAACGGTGGCCATTGTTGGCACCCTGACCCTCGGCATCGTAGTGGATGACACGGTGCATTTTCTGAGCAAATACCAACGCGCCCGCACCGAATTGGGCAAAAACGCCGAAGAGGCGGTACGTTATGCTTTTCACACCGTCGGACGTGCTTTGGTTATCACCACAGTAGTCTTGGTGCTGGGCTTCTCCACCCTGATTTTGTCGGGCTTTAAACTCAACGCCGACATGGGCATCCTCACGGCAATGGCCATCAGCATTGCGCTGATCTTGGATGTCTTCTGCTTGCCGCCACTGCTGATGCTGCTCGATCGCAGTGATAAAAAACACCAAAACAGCACCAAAAACAGCTCAACCCAAACACCACAAACCTCAGGAGCGACCCTATGA
- a CDS encoding DUF1640 domain-containing protein, which translates to MTEIYLPVTLSSMSTVTFDTLKFAHRLKDAGISEQHAEAEAAALAELFSETVESQLSTKADIHRVEKELMLIKWMVGLVIVVEIAPLLTSLL; encoded by the coding sequence TTGACGGAAATTTATCTCCCCGTTACCCTTAGCAGCATGAGCACCGTCACTTTTGATACCCTAAAATTTGCCCATCGTCTTAAAGATGCGGGCATATCCGAACAGCACGCCGAAGCGGAAGCAGCCGCTCTCGCTGAGCTATTTTCCGAGACCGTCGAATCCCAACTCTCCACCAAAGCCGATATTCATCGAGTAGAAAAAGAACTGATGCTGATCAAGTGGATGGTCGGTTTGGTGATCGTGGTGGAAATCGCCCCACTGCTGACAAGCCTGTTATAA